DNA from Cystobacter fuscus DSM 2262:
GTGCCCCGGGAGGCCGCCGGGAAGGGCGCCCCTGGCCGCCTGCCCGACGAGGATGACGCGGGGCGGAAGTGTCCGGTTTCCTCGGTTTGCTTGCCGGGGGTGTGGGGCTGCTGCTAAGAGGCCCCCCTTTCGGACTTATTCGCCGACCGTGAAAATCAGGGGCGGCGACCCGGTACAAATTTCATCCAGCGACGAGGCGGTTCGTGGCAGACAGCATTCCAATCCTGGCGCAGGCGGCGGGCGGTCCCAGCGGGATGATGAACATCGTCTTCATCATCGGGCTGTTCGCCATCATGTACTTCGTGATGATCCGCCCGCAGCAGAAGCAGCTCAAGAAGCACCAGGAGCTCATCTCCAGCCTGAAGAAGGGCGATGAGGTCGTCACCCAGGGCGGCCTCATCGGGCGCATCCAGAACGTGATGGATCGCGAGGTGACGCTCGAGGTGGCCAGCGGGACGCGCATCCGCGTGCTCAAGACGTCGGTGGCCGGGCGCTACGCGCTGCCCGAGGCGGCCGGGGCGGCCAAGACCGAGGACAAGAAGGAGGAGAAGTGATGGATCGCGGCTGGTATTGGAGGCTGGGCCTGGTCATCGGCGTGACGCTGGTGACCGTGTGGCTCCTGATGCCCTCCTATTATTCCTTGTTCAAGGTGGACCGCAGCGAGCGCAACAACCTGGCGGCCATCGAGAAGGCGATGCCGGGCTGGGCGCCTCCCGCCAAGTACCGCATCAACCTGGGGCTCGACCTGCAGGGCGGCATCCACATGGTGATGCGTGTGGACACCAAGACGGCCCTGGAGAAGCGCACCGAGCGCCGGGGCGATCAGATCGTCCGCTACATCAACGACAAGCAGCTGGGCCAGGTGACGGTGAACACGGACGTGGAGCGACTCCAGCTCACGTTGACCGCGCAGGACCCCGCCACCATGGACGCCATCGAGAAGGAGGTGCTCGCCACCTTCACCGACTTCACGCGCGTGTCGCGTGACGGCGCCAACCTGGTGCTCGCGCCGGACGAGGGCCAGGTCAACCGCTTCCGCGACGAGTCGGTGGACCAGGCGATGCTCGTCATCCGCCGCCGCATCGACAAGTGGGGCGTGGCCGAAGTGGACGTGCGCAAGCTGGGCACGGACGCCATCCAGATCTCCCTGCCGGGCCGCAATGATCCCGAGCAGGCCAAGGAGCTGGTGGGCACCACGGCGCAGCTGGAGTTCCACATGGTGGACGACACCACGGACTTCTTCCGCGAGCACTACCAGAAGACGCCTCCGCCCGAGGACAGCAACATCACCCTCACCACCGCCGACGGCTTCCCCCAACTGCAGGGCCCCAACCGCGACGCGCTCCTGGCGTACGTGAAGGACGCGACGCCCCAGGGCCGCCTCGTGCTGCTCGAGTGCATCGCCAGCGCGACGCGCAAGGGCGTGTGCGACAGCTACCGCACCTACCTGGTGGAGAAGGAAGCGCCGCTGACGGGCGAGAGCCTCACCGGCGCGGATGCCTCGCTCAGCCAGATCAACGAGCCCGAGGTGAACATCAGCTTCGACGCCGCCGGGGCGCGCCAGTTCGAGGAGCTCACGGACAAGGGCGTGGGCCGGCGCATGGCCATCGTCCTGGACGACTACGTGCAGTCGGCGCCGCGCATCAACGAGCGCATCGGCGGTGGCCGGGCGCGCATCACCATGGGCCGCGCGGGAGGCCGTCCGCTGGAGCAGTGGCTGGCGGACGCCCAGACGCTGGCGCTGGCGCTCAAGGCGGGCGCGCTGCCCGCGCCGGTGACCACGGGCGAAATCCGTCAGGTGGGCGCCTCGCTGGGTGACGAGCTCATCCGCAAGGGCAGCCTCGCCGCGGCGGTGGGCCTGCTGTGCGTCATCGTCTTCATGGGGCTGTACTATCGTGCCTCGGGCCTCATCGCGGACGTGGCCCTGCTGCTCAACGGCCTGCTCATCCTCGGGGGCATGGCGCTCTTCAACGCCACGCTCACGCTGCCGGGCCTCGCGGCCTTCGTGCTCACGTTGGGCATCGCGGTGGACGCCAACGTGCTCATCAACGAGCGCATCCGCGAGGAGCTCAGCCACGGCAAGACGGCACGCGCCGCGGTGGACCAGGGCTACGACCGCGCCTTCTGGACCATCTTCGACGCCCACGTCACCGCGATCGTCGCCGGCCTCATCCTCTTCTTCACCGGTACGGGCCCGGTGCGCGGCTTCGCCACCACGATGATCATCGGCCTGCTGGCCTCGCTCTTCACGTCCATCCTGGTGACGCGCGTCATCATGACCTACTTCGTCCACGGCCGGAACGCCCAGACGGTGTCCGTCTAGGCAGCACCTCGGGGTACAGCCGACATGCAGATCCTCAAGAACAAGACGAACATCGACTTCATCGGCAAGCGCAAGCCGGCCCTCTTCATC
Protein-coding regions in this window:
- the yajC gene encoding preprotein translocase subunit YajC; translation: MADSIPILAQAAGGPSGMMNIVFIIGLFAIMYFVMIRPQQKQLKKHQELISSLKKGDEVVTQGGLIGRIQNVMDREVTLEVASGTRIRVLKTSVAGRYALPEAAGAAKTEDKKEEK
- the secD gene encoding protein translocase subunit SecD; its protein translation is MDRGWYWRLGLVIGVTLVTVWLLMPSYYSLFKVDRSERNNLAAIEKAMPGWAPPAKYRINLGLDLQGGIHMVMRVDTKTALEKRTERRGDQIVRYINDKQLGQVTVNTDVERLQLTLTAQDPATMDAIEKEVLATFTDFTRVSRDGANLVLAPDEGQVNRFRDESVDQAMLVIRRRIDKWGVAEVDVRKLGTDAIQISLPGRNDPEQAKELVGTTAQLEFHMVDDTTDFFREHYQKTPPPEDSNITLTTADGFPQLQGPNRDALLAYVKDATPQGRLVLLECIASATRKGVCDSYRTYLVEKEAPLTGESLTGADASLSQINEPEVNISFDAAGARQFEELTDKGVGRRMAIVLDDYVQSAPRINERIGGGRARITMGRAGGRPLEQWLADAQTLALALKAGALPAPVTTGEIRQVGASLGDELIRKGSLAAAVGLLCVIVFMGLYYRASGLIADVALLLNGLLILGGMALFNATLTLPGLAAFVLTLGIAVDANVLINERIREELSHGKTARAAVDQGYDRAFWTIFDAHVTAIVAGLILFFTGTGPVRGFATTMIIGLLASLFTSILVTRVIMTYFVHGRNAQTVSV